The following proteins are co-located in the Acinetobacter sp. NCu2D-2 genome:
- a CDS encoding ABC transporter permease, with the protein MSPIMRSRLQRFKANRLGFGCFIIFTIIFILSLGAEFIANDKPLLVKYNNSLYVPAFKSYPETTFGGVFETEADYKDPVVKQLIDDKGWTVWPIIQFSFQTPNLDLAVPVPSPPSSQNWLGTDDQGRDVLARILYGLRISLLFGFALTLTSTAIGIVVGALQGYYGGWIDLIGQRVLEVWGGLPMLFMVMILVSMFTPNVYWLFAIMLMFGWTTLVGLVRAEFLRARNFDYVRAARSLGVTDTTIIFRHILPNALSSSLSQLPFILTANITALTALDFLGYGLPPDAASLGELLAQGKNNLNAPWLALSGFFTLAIVLSLLIYIGEATRDAFDPRRQ; encoded by the coding sequence ATGTCTCCAATCATGCGATCTCGACTGCAGCGATTTAAAGCCAACCGTTTAGGCTTTGGTTGCTTTATTATCTTTACGATAATTTTTATTTTGTCATTAGGTGCTGAATTTATAGCAAATGATAAACCTTTGCTGGTGAAATATAACAATAGCTTATATGTGCCAGCATTCAAGAGCTATCCAGAGACAACCTTTGGTGGAGTCTTTGAAACGGAAGCAGATTATAAAGATCCTGTTGTAAAGCAGTTGATTGATGACAAGGGTTGGACTGTTTGGCCAATCATACAGTTTTCCTTTCAAACGCCGAATTTAGATTTGGCTGTGCCTGTACCTTCACCTCCAAGTTCACAAAACTGGCTCGGAACTGATGATCAGGGACGGGACGTGCTTGCTCGTATCTTATATGGTCTGCGTATTTCGTTATTATTTGGTTTTGCGTTAACGCTTACATCAACGGCCATCGGAATAGTGGTCGGCGCATTACAAGGTTATTACGGTGGTTGGATTGATCTCATCGGGCAACGTGTTTTGGAAGTATGGGGTGGTTTACCCATGCTGTTCATGGTCATGATTTTGGTCAGTATGTTCACCCCAAATGTATATTGGTTATTTGCCATCATGCTGATGTTTGGTTGGACAACCTTGGTGGGATTGGTTCGAGCAGAGTTTTTACGTGCACGAAACTTTGATTATGTGCGTGCTGCACGTAGTCTCGGGGTCACAGATACAACGATTATTTTTAGGCATATTTTACCTAATGCCTTAAGTTCAAGTTTGTCACAATTACCTTTTATTTTAACCGCGAATATTACCGCACTCACGGCCTTGGATTTCTTGGGCTATGGCTTGCCACCAGATGCAGCGTCACTGGGTGAATTGTTGGCGCAAGGAAAAAATAATTTAAATGCCCCTTGGCTGGCTTTATCGGGATTTTTTACCTTAGCCATTGTTTTATCATTACTAATTTATATAGGGGAGGCGACACGTGATGCATTCGACCCAAGACGTCAATAA